In Curtobacterium sp. MCPF17_002, one genomic interval encodes:
- the ald gene encoding alanine dehydrogenase → MLIGVPTEIKNNEFRVAATPAGVAELALHGHEVLVQAGAGDGSSFPDAEYEAAGATIVPDAASVWARAEMIMKVKEPVASEYASIRPGQVLFTYLHLAADRPLTDALIGSGATAIAYETVQLPDRSLPLLSPMSEIAGRLSAQVGAHHLMRANGGRGLLLGGVPGTPKGRVVVIGGGVAGEHAATIALGMGAEVTVFDISLPRLRALDARFDGRITTLRSSAHAIASALRDADLVIGSVLIPGASAPKLVTDAMVADMQPGSVLVDIAIDQGGCFEGSHPTTHDDPTFAVHDSVYYCVANMPGAVPRTSTISLTNATLPYAVAIANRGWEDATAADPALALGVNVHAGRVVNEAVAAAHGLAVAAR, encoded by the coding sequence ATGCTCATCGGCGTCCCCACCGAGATCAAGAACAACGAGTTCCGCGTCGCCGCCACCCCGGCCGGCGTCGCCGAGCTGGCGCTGCACGGCCACGAGGTGCTCGTGCAGGCAGGAGCGGGCGACGGGTCGTCCTTCCCGGACGCCGAGTACGAGGCCGCGGGGGCGACGATCGTCCCCGACGCAGCGTCGGTCTGGGCGCGCGCCGAGATGATCATGAAGGTCAAGGAGCCGGTGGCGTCGGAGTACGCCTCGATCCGGCCCGGCCAGGTCCTCTTCACGTACCTGCACCTCGCCGCCGACCGGCCGCTCACCGACGCCCTCATCGGCTCCGGGGCGACCGCGATCGCGTACGAGACCGTGCAGCTGCCGGACCGCTCGCTGCCCCTGCTCTCGCCGATGTCCGAGATCGCCGGACGGCTCTCGGCGCAGGTCGGCGCGCACCACCTCATGCGTGCGAACGGCGGACGGGGCCTGCTGCTCGGCGGCGTCCCCGGCACGCCGAAGGGCCGCGTCGTCGTCATCGGCGGCGGGGTCGCGGGGGAGCACGCGGCCACGATCGCGCTCGGGATGGGCGCCGAGGTGACCGTCTTCGACATCAGCCTGCCGCGGCTGCGCGCGCTCGACGCGCGGTTCGACGGGCGCATCACGACGCTGCGGTCGTCGGCGCACGCCATCGCCTCGGCCCTGCGTGACGCCGACCTCGTGATCGGGTCGGTGCTCATCCCGGGGGCCTCCGCACCGAAGCTCGTGACCGACGCCATGGTCGCGGACATGCAGCCCGGGTCGGTGCTCGTCGACATCGCGATCGACCAGGGCGGCTGCTTCGAGGGGTCGCACCCGACGACGCACGACGACCCGACCTTCGCGGTGCACGACTCCGTGTACTACTGCGTTGCGAACATGCCCGGTGCCGTCCCGCGCACCTCGACGATCTCGCTGACGAACGCGACGCTGCCGTACGCCGTCGCGATCGCGAACCGTGGCTGGGAGGACGCGACCGCAGCCGACCCGGCACTGGCGCTCGGCGTCAACGTGCACGCGGGGCGCGTCGTGAACGAGGCCGTCGCGGCCGCGCACGGGCTGGCGGTCGCCGCGCGCTGA
- a CDS encoding FAD-linked oxidase C-terminal domain-containing protein gives MDTVVAALRSALDDQDGTLVLTDPAVLDAARTDKSGWTAPGGPLAVVEARTVEQVQATLRTCSDLRVPVVPRGAGTGLAGGANGTEGSVVLSVARMDRIVAVSTEDEFAIVEPGVLNGDLNAAVASYGLRFAPDPASAAIASVGGNIATNAGGLRCVKYGVTREAVLGLDVVLADGRLVSTGHRTVKGVTGLDLTALLVGSEGTLGVIVGATVRLVPIPAGEPATLGAVFPSVEAAARAAAVVVTGTDRPSTVELLDAAALEGIAAYLGPDVIAQTVGSTAAGEVFLLVEYDGPGATEAALGAAPRLQAEGGTVHLAGSAAERERLLTIRRSFHPAMEARGRVLIEDVAVPRSRLAEMFARVEAIGHEYGIAIPTVAHAGDGNLHPNFVFEGDEVPPHVWAAADAMFRAAIELGGTLTGEHGVGVLKRRWIGDELGDDSLELQRGIRRVFDPAGILNPGKVF, from the coding sequence ATGGACACCGTCGTCGCCGCCCTCCGGTCCGCCCTCGACGACCAGGACGGCACGCTCGTCCTGACCGACCCGGCCGTGCTCGACGCCGCGCGGACCGACAAGTCCGGGTGGACCGCACCCGGTGGCCCGCTGGCCGTCGTCGAGGCCCGCACGGTCGAGCAGGTGCAGGCGACGCTCCGGACCTGCAGCGACCTCCGCGTACCGGTCGTCCCGCGGGGTGCCGGCACCGGGTTGGCCGGCGGCGCGAACGGTACCGAGGGCTCGGTGGTGCTCAGCGTCGCGCGGATGGACCGGATCGTCGCGGTCTCCACCGAGGACGAGTTCGCGATCGTCGAACCCGGCGTGCTCAACGGCGACCTGAACGCCGCCGTCGCGTCGTACGGGCTCCGGTTCGCCCCCGATCCCGCGAGTGCGGCGATCGCGAGCGTGGGCGGCAACATCGCCACGAACGCCGGCGGCCTGCGATGCGTGAAGTACGGCGTGACGCGCGAGGCGGTGCTCGGGCTCGACGTCGTGCTCGCGGACGGCCGCCTGGTGTCCACCGGGCACCGGACCGTCAAGGGCGTCACCGGGCTCGACCTCACCGCGCTGCTCGTCGGGTCGGAGGGCACCCTCGGCGTCATCGTCGGCGCGACCGTCCGGCTCGTGCCGATCCCGGCCGGCGAACCCGCCACGCTCGGTGCCGTGTTCCCGTCCGTCGAGGCCGCCGCCCGTGCCGCGGCGGTCGTCGTGACCGGGACGGACCGACCGTCGACGGTGGAACTGCTCGACGCCGCCGCCCTCGAGGGCATCGCCGCGTACCTCGGACCGGACGTCATCGCGCAGACCGTGGGGAGCACCGCGGCGGGTGAGGTGTTCCTCCTCGTCGAGTACGACGGCCCGGGCGCGACGGAAGCCGCGCTGGGAGCTGCACCGCGCCTCCAGGCCGAGGGGGGAACCGTCCACCTGGCCGGCTCGGCGGCGGAACGCGAGCGCCTGCTGACGATCCGCCGCTCGTTCCACCCCGCGATGGAGGCACGGGGCCGCGTGCTCATCGAGGACGTCGCCGTGCCCCGCAGCCGGCTCGCCGAGATGTTCGCGCGGGTCGAGGCGATCGGCCACGAGTACGGCATCGCGATCCCGACCGTCGCCCACGCGGGCGACGGCAACCTGCACCCGAACTTCGTGTTCGAGGGTGACGAGGTGCCCCCGCACGTCTGGGCGGCGGCGGACGCGATGTTCCGCGCGGCGATCGAGCTGGGCGGGACGCTCACCGGGGAGCACGGCGTCGGCGTGCTCAAGCGGCGGTGGATCGGTGACGAGCTCGGCGACGACTCGCTCGAGTTGCAGCGGGGAATCCGCCGGGTGTTCGACCCGGCGGGGATCCTCAATCCGGGCAAGGTCTTCTGA